One Salinimonas marina DNA segment encodes these proteins:
- the bcp gene encoding thioredoxin-dependent thiol peroxidase, whose protein sequence is MNTLQAGDKAPQFTLPDQDDNAIALQDFADKKVLVYFYPKAMTPGCTTQAQNLRDVKAQLDEHNVVVLGISPDPVKRLPKFIEKHDLNFTLLSDEDHKVAEDFGVWGLKKFMGKEYDGIHRMSFLIDEQGQIEHVFNKFKTKEHHQVVLDYLNKA, encoded by the coding sequence ATGAACACACTACAAGCTGGTGATAAAGCACCGCAGTTTACTCTGCCTGACCAGGATGATAACGCAATAGCATTGCAGGATTTCGCGGACAAAAAGGTGCTGGTCTATTTTTACCCCAAAGCGATGACCCCCGGCTGTACCACGCAGGCGCAAAACCTGCGCGATGTAAAAGCGCAACTTGATGAGCACAACGTGGTGGTGTTGGGCATCAGCCCCGACCCGGTAAAACGGCTACCCAAGTTTATCGAAAAACATGATTTGAATTTCACCCTGCTCTCGGACGAAGATCATAAGGTGGCCGAAGACTTTGGTGTCTGGGGTCTTAAGAAATTTATGGGCAAAGAATACGATGGCATTCACCGTATGAGCTTTTTAATTGATGAACAGGGCCAGATTGAGCATGTGTTCAATAAGTTCAAAACCAAAGAGCATCATCAGGTGGTATTAGATTATCTGAATAAAGCATAA
- a CDS encoding PKD domain-containing protein, which produces MKWLLIGFTVLLTACGGEQRAEAPASAPAESPTATPLTLTLHGALTVPGHDSVALAIMPSPGHQLDTVTWLFEDDDIEVLAPTSGTIGFDAPAAGTYPFTVTATDTSGNTQTLRRQLTVTAEPAGPVQLRLSHQAVESGRVSLKVTVSNPDTIEQIDWQVINGPTVSFTRAGEPEALADTVYFQAPAVTTDTLIEIEVSVQRSSGEVHKDNAYVMVTDTPAAVQGFFANNDIYPTDLMQAYRDGPYSQALERCVYTSELARSCRFSTLPLIGQLQQDTPDIETILQRTLVSHRWMGVAFEQFLLTSAASADIRRLLRAATAVVIAYDIRPSFYWSATGAIYLDANQLWQTPAQRDTLDRAPDYRTSFGDTLQYRSSWRYVANNELYYPQAGLPETKRLSRTQSQVNAALTWLLFHELAHANDFFPPSSWARLSASDSPLSYANNHAPVSVRFSQDFELASDTLSELAQVSYGGATATTTQQALTVADIAGEFAADSAVSMYSYFTVQEDFATLFERFMMLHRLQVEADIGLFDSDAFADETLTISWAQRNRINASHIQARAGYVVHQLLPELATAEAQNAMPAPQLFSPGTDWFTTFSPGQTTSVSNTPNKPVATKTGKIITHGHFEQRLPLPELH; this is translated from the coding sequence ATGAAATGGCTGCTGATAGGTTTTACTGTGCTATTAACCGCGTGCGGGGGGGAGCAGCGTGCTGAGGCACCAGCGTCTGCACCAGCCGAATCGCCCACTGCCACGCCGTTAACGCTAACCCTTCACGGCGCACTGACCGTGCCGGGTCACGACTCCGTGGCTCTGGCGATTATGCCTTCACCCGGCCACCAACTGGACACGGTAACCTGGTTGTTTGAAGACGATGACATTGAGGTGCTGGCCCCCACTTCTGGCACGATTGGTTTTGATGCGCCTGCAGCCGGCACCTATCCGTTTACGGTGACCGCCACCGACACCTCTGGAAACACGCAAACCCTTCGCCGACAACTTACGGTCACCGCTGAACCAGCCGGGCCGGTGCAGTTACGGTTAAGCCATCAGGCCGTAGAATCAGGCCGGGTGTCACTTAAAGTTACCGTCAGCAACCCTGACACCATTGAGCAGATAGACTGGCAGGTGATAAACGGTCCAACGGTGTCCTTCACCCGGGCCGGTGAACCCGAGGCGCTGGCCGACACGGTCTATTTTCAGGCGCCCGCCGTCACCACCGATACCCTGATAGAAATTGAGGTCAGCGTGCAGCGCTCCTCCGGCGAGGTCCACAAAGACAACGCCTATGTGATGGTGACCGATACCCCGGCAGCCGTGCAGGGCTTTTTTGCTAATAATGATATTTATCCTACCGACCTGATGCAGGCTTATCGTGACGGCCCCTACTCACAGGCATTAGAGCGCTGTGTGTACACCAGTGAGTTAGCGCGCTCATGTCGCTTCAGTACCCTGCCGCTTATTGGTCAGCTGCAGCAGGACACCCCGGACATAGAAACCATTTTACAGCGTACTTTGGTGTCTCATCGGTGGATGGGCGTGGCGTTTGAACAGTTTTTACTGACCTCCGCCGCCAGTGCCGACATCAGAAGGCTGCTGCGCGCGGCCACCGCGGTAGTAATCGCCTACGATATCCGCCCCTCATTTTACTGGAGTGCGACCGGCGCAATTTATCTGGATGCCAATCAGCTGTGGCAAACACCGGCCCAGCGCGACACCCTGGACCGGGCACCGGACTATCGCACCAGCTTTGGCGATACGCTGCAATATCGAAGCAGCTGGCGGTATGTTGCCAACAATGAGCTGTATTATCCGCAGGCCGGGCTGCCTGAAACAAAACGCCTTTCTCGCACTCAATCACAGGTAAATGCTGCTTTGACCTGGCTGTTGTTCCACGAGCTGGCCCATGCCAATGACTTTTTCCCCCCTTCAAGCTGGGCGCGACTGAGTGCCTCGGACAGTCCGCTGTCTTACGCGAATAATCATGCGCCGGTGTCGGTTCGCTTTAGTCAGGACTTTGAGCTGGCATCTGATACCTTATCTGAGCTGGCCCAGGTAAGCTATGGGGGCGCTACCGCAACCACCACTCAACAAGCGCTGACCGTGGCCGATATTGCCGGGGAATTTGCCGCCGACAGTGCGGTATCAATGTATTCGTATTTTACTGTGCAGGAAGATTTTGCCACCCTGTTTGAGCGGTTTATGATGCTGCACCGGCTGCAGGTGGAGGCCGATATCGGCCTGTTCGACAGCGACGCATTTGCTGATGAAACGCTGACGATAAGCTGGGCCCAACGTAACCGCATCAATGCCTCACATATCCAGGCACGGGCCGGCTATGTAGTACACCAGCTACTTCCAGAACTGGCTACAGCAGAAGCGCAAAATGCCATGCCAGCGCCGCAGTTATTTTCCCCGGGTACAGACTGGTTCACTACCTTTAGCCCGGGCCAGACTACTTCTGTAAGCAACACTCCGAATAAGCCAGTCGCCACCAAAACGGGAAAGATAATCACTCACGGGCATTTCGAGCAGCGTTTGCCGCTGCCGGAACTACATTAA
- the hda gene encoding DnaA regulatory inactivator Hda encodes MERIGEQLPLPVSLPVDETFDSFVMAANQQLVTTLRQLCDSAPQWHHQPELTTLAAQRLPLLSIVGASGRGKSHLLYGVCHRLAERGISHLYLNLSQTGELRPGVFEGLETLTLVALDNLHAIAGNAQWEEALFHLINRIIDQPGAVLICTSQLGAASPQYHLPDLRSRLQWGTTFQLQSLSDEQRIQALGLRARQKGLRFSDSALQFLLHHYDRSLKNLMLLLERLDTRSLQEQKKITVALVKRELGLD; translated from the coding sequence TTGGAAAGAATAGGCGAGCAATTGCCATTGCCGGTGTCATTGCCGGTGGATGAAACCTTTGACAGTTTTGTCATGGCCGCTAATCAGCAACTGGTGACCACCTTACGCCAACTGTGTGATAGCGCGCCGCAGTGGCATCACCAACCTGAACTGACCACGCTGGCCGCGCAGCGCTTACCACTGCTCAGTATTGTGGGGGCTTCTGGCCGCGGCAAAAGTCATTTGCTGTACGGAGTATGTCATCGCTTAGCAGAGCGGGGCATCAGCCATTTGTATCTGAATTTATCCCAAACCGGAGAGTTACGTCCCGGGGTGTTCGAAGGGCTGGAAACGCTGACGCTGGTGGCGTTGGATAACTTACATGCAATCGCGGGTAACGCCCAGTGGGAAGAAGCGCTGTTTCATCTTATTAATCGTATTATCGATCAGCCCGGCGCGGTGCTGATTTGTACCTCGCAGCTGGGCGCCGCCAGCCCCCAATACCACCTGCCAGATTTACGCTCGCGTCTGCAATGGGGCACCACCTTCCAGCTCCAGTCATTATCTGATGAGCAGCGTATCCAGGCCCTGGGACTTCGTGCCCGTCAGAAAGGCCTGCGCTTTTCCGATTCGGCGCTGCAGTTTTTATTGCATCACTACGATCGTAGTCTGAAAAACCTGATGTTACTGTTAGAGCGGCTGGACACCCGCTCATTACAGGAGCAAAAGAAAATCACAGTAGCACTGGTCAAACGCGAACTGGGCCTGGATTAA
- a CDS encoding DUF2066 domain-containing protein translates to MHINTTVRFYAVYLRFIFLLLLSGVSINVHASSLIEVNRAAVEVTNQGPKERKRAQTEALRQVFVKMTGSPAVLSNAGVRQALGQASTYLVSYRYSQQPQRLVYEAEFARSALETVIRRENLPVWGPRRPDTLFWLASEQQSRRWILREDQPESVRHALNQASAQRGVPIALPLMDLTDNTSITVSDVWGQFAFALRSASARYNPDLILSARLSEKPEQRDNERLSTEQRLEEALAASNLAFGSEPGVDDNSAETADRQTPQAEPTAAKPVYAMPARSGEGEYALEWVLLEEGASQFGTVRADTPEKAVTQLVEHYADYLGQRFSVRFNGDNTTDNGLTISVANLDSLSHYVHAQEFLAQLSVVDSAVLVRQQGSVATFSLTLVGDRSDFFNALSFESQLRPVTDSFGQKLEGHNFYWKE, encoded by the coding sequence ATGCACATCAATACTACGGTTCGTTTTTATGCGGTTTATCTTCGTTTCATCTTTCTGCTTTTGCTGTCGGGGGTAAGTATCAATGTCCATGCAAGTAGCCTTATAGAGGTTAACAGGGCCGCCGTTGAGGTAACCAATCAAGGGCCCAAAGAACGCAAGCGGGCGCAGACCGAAGCGCTGCGGCAGGTCTTTGTTAAAATGACCGGCAGCCCGGCGGTATTAAGCAATGCCGGGGTTCGCCAGGCGCTCGGTCAGGCCTCAACATATCTGGTTTCGTATCGCTACAGTCAGCAGCCGCAAAGACTGGTTTATGAAGCTGAGTTTGCCCGTAGCGCGCTGGAAACAGTGATACGCCGTGAAAACCTGCCGGTGTGGGGGCCACGACGTCCGGATACCTTGTTCTGGCTGGCCAGTGAGCAACAATCCCGGCGCTGGATATTACGCGAAGACCAACCTGAGTCAGTCCGGCATGCGTTGAATCAGGCTAGTGCCCAGCGTGGGGTCCCGATAGCTTTACCGCTGATGGATTTAACTGATAACACCAGTATTACGGTGTCTGATGTCTGGGGGCAGTTTGCCTTTGCGTTACGTTCGGCCTCGGCCCGTTATAATCCAGATTTAATTCTGAGCGCACGGCTGTCTGAAAAACCAGAGCAGCGCGATAATGAGCGTCTGAGTACCGAACAACGGCTGGAAGAGGCGCTGGCGGCCAGTAATCTGGCGTTTGGGTCTGAGCCAGGCGTTGACGATAATTCTGCCGAGACAGCTGACCGCCAGACACCGCAGGCCGAGCCGACTGCTGCCAAGCCCGTCTACGCCATGCCCGCACGCAGTGGCGAAGGTGAGTATGCTCTGGAGTGGGTGTTACTGGAGGAGGGCGCCAGCCAGTTTGGCACGGTGCGCGCCGATACGCCTGAAAAAGCGGTGACCCAGTTGGTTGAACACTATGCCGATTATCTGGGCCAACGGTTTTCTGTGCGTTTTAACGGTGACAATACCACCGATAATGGCTTAACGATTTCGGTGGCGAACCTGGATAGCCTTAGCCACTATGTGCATGCCCAGGAGTTTCTGGCCCAGCTAAGTGTGGTGGACTCTGCGGTGCTGGTGCGCCAGCAGGGGTCGGTGGCGACATTTTCCTTAACACTGGTGGGCGATCGCAGCGACTTTTTCAATGCCTTATCATTTGAGTCACAGTTGCGGCCGGTTACCGACTCATTCGGGCAAAAGCTTGAAGGACACAATTTCTATTGGAAAGAATAG
- the wrbA gene encoding NAD(P)H:quinone oxidoreductase, with translation MADILVLYYSRHGSTAKLAQAIARGVESGGCSARVRTVPPIRDYQSNEMQTVPDDGPPFVSVKDLQECAGMALGSPTRFGNMAAPLKAFIDSTSDSWLKGHLIDKPCCVFTSTSSMHGGQETTLLSMMLPLLHHGMVACGLPYSEPGLHETATGGTPYGATHVAGEHANTLSQHENELALAQGKRLAQLALKLSQESSQ, from the coding sequence ATGGCCGATATTCTGGTGTTGTATTATAGCCGCCATGGCAGCACGGCGAAGCTGGCACAGGCCATCGCCCGCGGTGTGGAAAGCGGTGGATGTAGCGCCCGGGTGCGCACCGTGCCGCCCATTCGTGATTATCAAAGTAATGAGATGCAAACGGTACCTGACGATGGCCCGCCGTTTGTTAGTGTTAAAGACTTGCAGGAATGTGCCGGCATGGCACTGGGCAGCCCGACCCGGTTTGGCAACATGGCCGCGCCCCTTAAAGCGTTTATTGACAGCACCAGCGACAGTTGGCTAAAAGGGCATCTTATCGATAAGCCCTGTTGCGTATTTACCTCCACCAGCAGCATGCATGGGGGCCAGGAAACCACCCTGCTAAGCATGATGCTGCCTTTGCTGCACCATGGCATGGTGGCCTGCGGCCTGCCTTACAGCGAACCGGGGCTGCATGAAACCGCGACCGGTGGCACCCCTTATGGGGCCACGCATGTGGCAGGCGAGCATGCCAACACCCTGAGTCAGCATGAAAATGAGCTGGCCCTGGCGCAGGGCAAACGGCTGGCGCAACTGGCGTTAAAGCTATCACAGGAATCTTCACAATGA
- a CDS encoding DUF2069 domain-containing protein has protein sequence MAPTTFKLRWLALISYGLLLGWVALWQLWLNTTHAYSALFILLIYALPLLLPLKGIVQARPYTHAWANFITLFYLIHGITVAYAVPDERLYAIVEIILASAMFTGCSMFARYRGRELGLGLKKTSKH, from the coding sequence ATGGCCCCGACGACGTTCAAATTACGCTGGCTGGCCCTTATCAGTTATGGCTTGCTGCTGGGATGGGTTGCGCTCTGGCAACTATGGCTGAACACCACCCATGCCTATTCTGCGCTTTTTATTCTTCTTATTTACGCCCTGCCCTTATTGTTACCATTAAAAGGCATAGTGCAGGCCAGACCCTATACTCATGCATGGGCAAATTTTATAACTTTGTTTTATCTTATACACGGAATCACCGTGGCATACGCCGTCCCTGATGAACGCCTGTATGCTATAGTTGAAATTATTCTGGCGTCAGCCATGTTTACCGGTTGCAGTATGTTTGCCCGATATCGCGGTCGCGAGCTGGGTTTGGGTCTGAAAAAAACATCAAAGCACTAA
- the arsC gene encoding arsenate reductase (glutaredoxin) (This arsenate reductase requires both glutathione and glutaredoxin to convert arsenate to arsenite, after which the efflux transporter formed by ArsA and ArsB can extrude the arsenite from the cell, providing resistance.), translating into MSSVQILHNPRCSKSRQTLQLLQDNGIEPHITEYLKHPLTEAEIKTIFEKLGCNSVLDMMRPKEAEFAQAGLDKQTITTEEGLQAIARYPKLLERPIVIKDNQARIGRPPEAVMELF; encoded by the coding sequence ATGTCCAGCGTTCAGATTTTACATAACCCCCGTTGCAGCAAGAGCCGCCAAACCTTACAGCTATTACAGGACAACGGCATTGAACCGCATATTACCGAATATCTGAAACACCCGTTAACTGAAGCTGAGATTAAAACAATATTTGAAAAGCTAGGGTGTAACAGTGTGCTGGATATGATGCGTCCTAAAGAAGCTGAGTTTGCCCAGGCCGGCCTGGACAAGCAAACCATTACGACCGAGGAAGGCTTACAAGCCATCGCCAGGTACCCCAAGCTGTTAGAGCGGCCGATTGTCATAAAAGATAATCAGGCACGTATCGGCCGGCCCCCTGAAGCTGTCATGGAGCTTTTTTAA
- a CDS encoding TlpA family protein disulfide reductase, with translation MKKTKPLFYIALILIGMTAGVLTREATRYDFVTSDGRQYQWRELKQSWVVVNYFAPWCAPCLKEIPELNQFARTKPDEVRLFAINYDPADQQQVQALRQKYDIRFPVIVAGPETHLPMAPPPALPATFIIAPDGQVVKTLMGEISAKQLTATLAQLQQ, from the coding sequence ATGAAAAAAACTAAACCGTTGTTTTATATTGCCCTTATTCTAATTGGCATGACTGCCGGGGTGCTTACTCGCGAGGCGACCCGCTATGATTTTGTCACCAGTGATGGACGCCAGTATCAGTGGCGTGAGCTTAAGCAAAGCTGGGTGGTGGTGAACTATTTTGCGCCCTGGTGTGCCCCCTGTTTAAAAGAGATCCCCGAATTAAACCAGTTTGCCCGTACCAAACCCGACGAGGTGCGGTTATTTGCCATCAATTATGACCCGGCAGACCAGCAACAAGTGCAGGCACTCAGACAAAAATATGATATTCGCTTTCCGGTGATTGTGGCTGGTCCGGAGACCCACCTTCCCATGGCGCCGCCACCGGCGCTGCCGGCGACCTTCATTATTGCGCCTGACGGGCAGGTGGTGAAAACACTGATGGGAGAAATCAGTGCCAAACAATTAACGGCGACCCTGGCACAACTGCAGCAGTAA
- the bepA gene encoding beta-barrel assembly-enhancing protease: MRSLVKRGLKAGLFLAALSFSVVAQQTYNDKNTLPEIGVVAADAMSLDKEMIVGDAVMRQMRGQAPLIMDPVLDEYLQDLGNRLVVYADNAKFPFSFFWVNNDAINAFAFFGGHIGVHSGLIHHSNTESELASVLAHEISHVTQRHLARSMQSQQRSAPLALASMLGGILLAIANPEAGMAALASGQAASAQRQIDYTRSNEQEADRIGITMLARAGFDPRAAASFFSTLNEQYRLVSRPPARLLSHPLTESRVADARARAAKYPEVRVSSSKAYHLAKARVKARYTFSEHFSLEYYREAVAKEPSDAAYYGLALAYLRNQQPAEAQPIIDKLLSQSPENLFYLDVATDISLAQQRYDEAIERLSPHLKRTPRNQVLVLNQANALIEAGRHEPAVKILKDYILVNDESQLAYQLLTRAYEKARDRKDMHQSKAEVLALYGAYQRAVDELQFAYNYTGENYLAKQKIRARIKQLREQEERLKRL, encoded by the coding sequence ATGAGATCACTAGTGAAACGCGGCCTTAAGGCCGGCTTATTTTTAGCAGCCCTGAGCTTTTCTGTGGTTGCACAACAAACCTACAATGATAAGAATACGCTTCCTGAAATCGGCGTAGTTGCGGCTGATGCAATGTCACTGGACAAAGAAATGATTGTTGGTGATGCGGTTATGCGGCAGATGCGCGGACAGGCCCCGCTGATTATGGATCCGGTGTTAGATGAGTATCTGCAGGATCTGGGCAATCGTCTGGTGGTGTATGCCGATAATGCTAAATTTCCATTTTCTTTCTTCTGGGTAAACAATGACGCCATCAATGCTTTTGCTTTTTTTGGTGGGCATATCGGCGTGCATTCGGGGCTGATTCATCATTCCAATACCGAAAGTGAGCTGGCCTCGGTGTTAGCCCACGAAATTTCTCACGTCACCCAGCGCCACCTTGCCCGCAGTATGCAATCACAACAGCGTTCTGCGCCTTTGGCATTAGCCTCGATGCTGGGGGGAATTTTGCTGGCCATTGCTAATCCCGAGGCGGGCATGGCCGCCCTGGCCAGCGGTCAGGCAGCCAGTGCCCAGCGACAAATTGACTATACCCGTTCCAATGAACAGGAAGCCGACCGCATCGGCATCACCATGCTGGCCAGAGCCGGATTTGATCCTCGCGCCGCCGCCAGTTTTTTCTCGACACTAAACGAGCAGTACCGCCTGGTCTCGCGCCCTCCGGCACGCCTGTTGTCGCACCCGTTAACGGAGTCGCGGGTGGCTGATGCCCGGGCCCGGGCCGCGAAATATCCCGAGGTTAGGGTAAGTAGCAGCAAGGCGTACCATTTAGCCAAGGCCCGGGTTAAGGCCCGCTATACCTTCAGCGAGCACTTCAGCCTGGAATATTATCGAGAAGCAGTAGCCAAAGAACCGTCAGATGCCGCTTATTACGGTCTGGCGCTGGCCTACCTGCGCAATCAGCAACCGGCAGAAGCGCAACCAATAATTGATAAACTGCTCAGTCAGTCCCCTGAAAATCTGTTTTATCTGGATGTGGCCACGGATATTTCGTTAGCCCAGCAGCGCTACGACGAAGCCATCGAGCGCCTGAGCCCGCACCTTAAGCGGACACCGCGTAATCAGGTATTGGTACTGAACCAGGCGAATGCCCTGATTGAAGCAGGACGCCATGAGCCGGCAGTAAAAATTCTAAAAGATTATATTTTGGTCAATGATGAAAGCCAGTTGGCCTATCAGTTACTTACCCGAGCTTATGAAAAAGCCCGGGATCGTAAAGATATGCATCAGTCTAAAGCAGAAGTGCTGGCGTTATATGGCGCCTATCAGCGGGCGGTGGACGAATTACAGTTTGCCTACAATTATACCGGTGAAAACTACCTTGCCAAACAAAAAATCCGGGCCCGGATAAAACAACTGCGGGAGCAGGAGGAACGCCTCAAACGACTGTAA